In one window of Pelorhabdus rhamnosifermentans DNA:
- a CDS encoding 4-hydroxyphenylacetate 3-hydroxylase family protein: MTLKTPEQYEESLRKLNLKVYLQGELVENPVDHPIIRPSMNSVKATYELAQDPEYAELMTATSYLTGEKVNRFCHLHQSPADLVKKVKMQRLLGQKTAACFQRCVGMDAINAVDSVTFEMDEKLGTQYHKHFEKFLRQMQQEDWTVDGAMTDPKGDRYLAPSKQADPDLFVHIVERRKDGIVVCGAKAHQTGAINSHWILVMPTISMGKDDADYAVSFCAPADEKGIFYIYGRQSCDTRKLEGDTIDVGNKKFGGHEALMVFDHVFIPWENVFMAGETEFSGLLVERFAGYHRQSYGGCKVGVGDVLIGAAALAADYNGAARASHIKDKLIEMQHLNETLYACGIACSAEGHKTASGTYLIDLLLANVCKQNVTRFPYEIARLAEDIAGGLMVTLPSQKDLNHPVIGKVVEKYFKGVASIPTEWRMRILRLIENITLGTAAVGYRTESMHGAGSPQAQRIMIARQGNIEAKKELAKVIAGITDQGAAK, from the coding sequence ATGACTTTAAAAACACCTGAACAGTATGAGGAAAGCCTAAGAAAACTCAATTTAAAGGTTTATTTGCAAGGGGAGCTTGTTGAAAATCCAGTCGATCATCCTATTATTCGTCCTTCTATGAATTCCGTCAAGGCCACTTATGAATTAGCGCAAGATCCAGAGTATGCTGAATTGATGACAGCTACTTCTTATTTGACAGGCGAAAAAGTAAATCGTTTTTGCCATTTGCATCAAAGTCCGGCTGATTTGGTGAAGAAAGTAAAAATGCAGCGCTTGTTAGGCCAAAAAACTGCGGCCTGTTTCCAGCGTTGCGTCGGTATGGATGCCATTAATGCTGTGGACAGTGTGACTTTTGAAATGGATGAAAAGCTGGGTACTCAGTATCATAAGCATTTTGAAAAATTCTTGCGTCAAATGCAACAGGAAGACTGGACTGTGGACGGAGCCATGACAGATCCGAAAGGGGATCGTTATTTGGCACCAAGCAAACAGGCTGATCCTGATTTGTTTGTTCATATTGTAGAAAGACGGAAAGACGGTATTGTTGTTTGCGGTGCAAAAGCGCATCAAACAGGAGCTATTAATTCTCACTGGATTTTAGTGATGCCGACCATTTCCATGGGCAAAGATGATGCGGATTATGCCGTCAGCTTCTGTGCTCCTGCTGATGAAAAAGGTATTTTCTATATTTATGGACGGCAGTCGTGCGATACGCGCAAACTCGAAGGCGATACGATTGATGTAGGCAATAAGAAATTTGGTGGTCATGAAGCCTTGATGGTCTTTGATCATGTCTTTATTCCGTGGGAAAATGTCTTTATGGCTGGGGAGACGGAATTTAGCGGTCTTCTTGTGGAACGTTTTGCAGGTTATCATCGTCAAAGTTACGGCGGCTGTAAAGTCGGCGTAGGGGATGTGCTTATTGGAGCAGCGGCTCTTGCGGCAGATTATAATGGTGCAGCTCGGGCATCGCATATTAAAGATAAACTGATTGAAATGCAGCACTTAAATGAAACTCTTTATGCCTGCGGCATTGCTTGTTCGGCTGAAGGACATAAAACAGCCTCAGGGACGTATCTCATTGATTTACTGCTTGCCAATGTATGTAAGCAAAATGTTACGCGGTTCCCTTATGAAATTGCGCGTTTAGCAGAAGATATTGCCGGTGGACTCATGGTAACGCTGCCATCGCAAAAAGATCTGAATCATCCTGTTATTGGCAAAGTGGTTGAAAAATACTTTAAAGGTGTGGCGTCGATTCCGACAGAATGGCGGATGCGCATCTTACGGCTGATTGAAAACATTACGTTAGGCACGGCAGCTGTAGGTTATCGGACAGAATCTATGCATGGTGCGGGATCGCCGCAGGCCCAACGGATTATGATAGCCCGTCAGGGAAATATTGAGGCGAAAAAAGAATTAGCTAAGGTCATTGCTGGTATTACTGATCAAGGTGCAGCGAAATAA
- a CDS encoding NifU family protein, translated as MNRIEQIIEEKIRPILQSHEGDIEYLDTTEDGFVRVRLTGACSICPGAQQTLKEVVETILRAECPEIQGVVPVFEVIDELIQQALEILRQGKPS; from the coding sequence ATGAATAGAATCGAACAAATTATTGAAGAAAAAATTCGTCCAATCCTTCAGAGCCATGAGGGTGACATCGAGTATTTAGATACGACAGAAGATGGATTTGTTAGGGTGAGACTCACCGGGGCCTGTTCAATATGTCCCGGTGCCCAACAAACCTTGAAAGAAGTCGTGGAAACAATCCTTCGAGCAGAATGTCCTGAGATTCAAGGTGTTGTACCTGTTTTTGAAGTAATCGACGAATTGATTCAGCAGGCCTTGGAGATTTTAAGACAGGGGAAACCTTCGTAG
- a CDS encoding adenosylcobinamide amidohydrolase translates to MKNQLLKTGGLFIETKHSLICQFPEPRLVLSTSSYNGGFLMADAIFNHCISRVQADFDTEHSSFVSSFEEASNDLLNFAVMNGFNCERITGLLSNTKVDRHGYSAFYFQDTLIEVIATAVIGTNAMRAGEHGEDSNRDCAFNDAINLLVLTNAQIAEGNMVKALLTITEAKSAALQELAVINSCTLSPATGTGADGIIFATNPTAKVFCNDVGTQSLFGEALACAVKTALKESLAMESKIIPWRQSRAEERLWRLGMDEICSADLPFSTAKAQVILIFCQAVWQEYCWGLLGIDGLY, encoded by the coding sequence ATGAAAAATCAGTTGCTTAAAACGGGTGGACTGTTTATTGAGACGAAGCATTCATTGATTTGCCAGTTTCCAGAGCCACGTCTTGTTTTGAGTACATCCAGTTACAATGGCGGTTTTCTTATGGCAGATGCTATTTTTAATCATTGTATCAGTCGTGTCCAAGCAGACTTTGATACGGAACATTCTTCATTTGTTAGTTCATTTGAAGAAGCATCTAATGATTTGTTGAATTTTGCTGTTATGAATGGTTTTAACTGTGAACGCATTACAGGTTTACTTTCGAATACAAAGGTTGATCGTCATGGCTATAGTGCATTTTATTTTCAAGATACGCTGATTGAAGTCATTGCAACAGCAGTAATCGGGACGAATGCGATGAGGGCAGGGGAGCATGGCGAGGATAGTAATCGTGATTGTGCGTTTAATGATGCTATCAATCTGTTAGTCTTAACGAATGCGCAGATAGCAGAGGGGAATATGGTTAAAGCCTTGTTAACCATTACGGAAGCCAAAAGTGCAGCACTTCAGGAACTGGCTGTGATTAATTCTTGTACATTAAGTCCGGCTACGGGTACTGGAGCAGATGGGATTATTTTTGCTACCAATCCAACGGCTAAAGTATTTTGTAATGATGTAGGGACCCAGTCGTTGTTTGGCGAAGCTTTGGCTTGTGCAGTGAAAACGGCATTGAAAGAATCACTAGCTATGGAAAGCAAAATTATTCCCTGGCGTCAAAGTCGAGCGGAAGAACGGCTGTGGCGGTTAGGAATGGATGAAATTTGTAGTGCCGATTTACCTTTTTCAACGGCTAAAGCACAGGTTATTTTGATTTTTTGTCAGGCTGTATGGCAGGAATATTGTTGGGGGCTACTCGGGATTGATGGACTTTATTAA
- a CDS encoding sirohydrochlorin cobaltochelatase — translation MLQQKAILVVSSGTIYREALQSSIESIENKIREAFPDYEVRRAFTSRKVIKTWEERNGIHVDTEQEALERLQTEKYKEVLIQPLHLVVGEEYEKIKWIVSHYVHAKLKVFEHVAIGRPLLYYMGLNGKSDDYLNAIQALKKQLPPLGREEAVVLVGHSKIHPVNTAYAALQLKMEETGWKHVFIYTIEGFPELHHVIAKLKKARIKKVMLMPFLLMADEQVEHALASHDDSSVKSQLSKAGFEVATYLHGLGENEAIQQLYVQHLLDLMCPIDRSKDCKH, via the coding sequence ATGTTACAGCAAAAAGCAATTTTAGTTGTCAGTTCTGGTACGATTTATCGTGAGGCATTACAATCCAGTATTGAAAGTATAGAAAATAAAATACGTGAAGCTTTTCCTGACTATGAAGTGCGTCGGGCTTTTACTTCGCGCAAAGTGATAAAAACATGGGAAGAAAGAAACGGCATTCATGTGGATACGGAACAAGAAGCACTGGAACGGCTTCAGACTGAAAAATATAAAGAAGTCTTGATTCAGCCATTACATCTTGTTGTAGGTGAAGAATATGAAAAAATCAAATGGATAGTTTCTCATTACGTACATGCTAAACTCAAAGTATTTGAGCATGTGGCGATTGGTCGTCCTCTGCTTTATTATATGGGGCTAAATGGCAAATCAGATGATTATCTTAATGCGATTCAGGCGCTTAAAAAGCAACTGCCGCCACTTGGAAGAGAGGAGGCTGTTGTCTTGGTAGGGCATAGCAAAATTCATCCGGTTAATACAGCTTATGCTGCTTTACAACTTAAAATGGAAGAAACCGGGTGGAAGCACGTTTTTATTTATACAATAGAAGGCTTTCCCGAACTGCATCATGTGATTGCCAAATTAAAAAAGGCCCGTATAAAAAAAGTGATGTTAATGCCTTTTCTATTAATGGCGGATGAACAAGTGGAACATGCTTTGGCGAGTCATGACGATTCTTCAGTCAAATCGCAATTAAGTAAAGCCGGTTTTGAAGTTGCCACTTATCTTCACGGACTAGGCGAAAATGAAGCGATTCAGCAGCTTTATGTTCAGCATCTACTTGATTTGATGTGTCCAATTGATCGCTCCAAAGATTGTAAACATTAA
- a CDS encoding MotA/TolQ/ExbB proton channel family protein, with product MESITQSFAVFQKGGFAMYLILFCSFAVIGIAVERFFYYREMKPKQDGFIDKITPLIEGHDWEAALNACFQTGGVVANVTAKGIRYFEQELAAYETVLEGEVALAVAKLSENLNHLESIVTVAPLLGLLGTVLGMIGSFSVLNIKSGQPLAITGGVGEALVATASGLCVAILSMAVYSYFTHRLDRIITDLEQVCVLLVAQLKQEKNHEHQ from the coding sequence ATGGAGTCTATTACACAAAGTTTTGCCGTTTTTCAAAAAGGCGGTTTTGCAATGTATCTGATTTTATTTTGTTCTTTTGCCGTGATTGGCATCGCAGTGGAACGGTTTTTCTATTATCGGGAAATGAAACCAAAGCAAGACGGATTTATTGACAAAATAACACCCCTGATTGAAGGACACGACTGGGAAGCAGCATTAAACGCTTGTTTTCAGACAGGTGGAGTTGTAGCAAATGTAACTGCCAAAGGAATCAGGTATTTTGAACAGGAATTGGCGGCTTATGAAACAGTACTTGAAGGTGAAGTAGCGCTTGCAGTAGCCAAATTAAGTGAAAACTTAAATCATTTGGAATCCATTGTTACGGTTGCACCTCTGTTGGGATTGTTGGGAACGGTTCTCGGGATGATCGGTTCATTTAGTGTGTTAAATATTAAGAGTGGTCAGCCCCTGGCAATCACCGGCGGTGTAGGAGAAGCGCTCGTTGCGACGGCTTCCGGCCTTTGTGTCGCCATTTTATCCATGGCTGTGTATAGTTATTTTACTCATCGACTGGATCGAATCATTACCGATTTAGAACAAGTCTGCGTTTTGCTTGTAGCGCAGTTAAAACAGGAGAAAAACCATGAACATCAGTAA
- a CDS encoding ExbD/TolR family protein, whose product MNISKLRRKRQPKLMIIPMIDIIFFLLVFFMMSTLYMVEQQQLIPVHLPQAQSAQNERPHSIAITVTAEGKILFDKEEISLELLEKRTQVELYKQNDIVFILRSDKQVEYGKVVAALDELKLAGAQRISIATERKEK is encoded by the coding sequence ATGAACATCAGTAAGCTTCGCCGGAAACGGCAGCCAAAACTTATGATTATTCCTATGATTGATATCATTTTTTTTCTATTGGTTTTTTTTATGATGAGTACGTTATACATGGTGGAGCAACAGCAGCTCATTCCGGTGCATTTGCCACAAGCGCAGTCGGCGCAAAATGAAAGACCCCATAGCATTGCGATTACGGTGACAGCGGAAGGAAAAATTTTATTTGATAAAGAGGAAATCTCCCTGGAATTGCTGGAAAAACGGACGCAAGTTGAATTGTATAAGCAAAACGATATTGTATTTATTCTACGCTCAGACAAGCAAGTGGAATATGGTAAAGTAGTGGCGGCTTTGGATGAATTGAAATTAGCTGGAGCGCAGCGCATTTCAATCGCAACAGAAAGAAAGGAGAAATAG
- a CDS encoding energy transducer TonB, producing the protein MAKSKRWRAMLVSFVVHAVVLTSVGWIASRALVQPEAIEQYVELDLSQQDDPLAESQDSSPAGKAAEVAPIATPHPAAPASSEVPSVVAATNSMSVLSAEVSTNVSESGGGGVGQSSGGSGQGSGSGGGNGVGSGSGSGGLGSGTGSGNGGSGRGAGGYTHPGILSQVTPTYPESARRQGVQGTVLLKIQILASGRPGFVSVYRSSGDDSLDDAAVEAVQQWRFIPAEDRSTGEAITCVTTLPVVFRLD; encoded by the coding sequence ATGGCAAAGAGCAAACGCTGGCGGGCGATGCTTGTATCTTTTGTGGTTCATGCCGTGGTATTAACCAGTGTCGGTTGGATTGCATCCCGTGCCCTGGTTCAGCCAGAGGCGATCGAGCAGTATGTGGAATTGGATTTATCGCAGCAAGACGATCCGCTTGCAGAAAGTCAAGATAGTTCACCTGCCGGTAAAGCAGCAGAAGTGGCGCCAATTGCTACACCTCACCCGGCAGCACCTGCCTCTTCTGAAGTTCCCAGTGTCGTGGCGGCAACCAATAGCATGTCTGTACTTTCGGCCGAAGTGTCGACGAATGTCAGTGAATCTGGCGGGGGAGGTGTAGGTCAGAGCAGCGGGGGTTCAGGTCAGGGCAGTGGATCAGGCGGAGGCAACGGAGTGGGAAGTGGTTCAGGAAGTGGCGGCTTAGGCAGCGGAACCGGCTCCGGAAATGGTGGCTCAGGCAGGGGAGCAGGGGGATATACGCATCCTGGAATTTTGTCACAAGTCACTCCAACGTATCCCGAAAGTGCCCGGCGGCAGGGAGTGCAAGGTACAGTACTGCTTAAAATACAAATACTCGCCAGTGGGCGTCCGGGATTTGTTTCAGTATATCGTTCAAGTGGCGACGACAGCTTGGATGATGCTGCAGTGGAGGCAGTGCAGCAGTGGCGGTTTATTCCGGCAGAAGACAGAAGTACGGGTGAAGCCATTACCTGCGTTACAACGCTGCCGGTCGTATTCCGATTAGATTAA
- a CDS encoding ABC transporter ATP-binding protein, translating to MAKLIEWQDVSFTYRQRQDPSISHISLTIEQGDFVLLTGATGCGKSTLLKTLNGLIPQESGGLLTGDVFVAGENTRDCTIAYLSQSVGMVFQSPDDQIFSTTVFDETAFVLENMGMGAVDIQSRVHETLRLVGLYDQRDSSIYALSGGQKQRLAVASVLAARPKILALDEPISQLDPQGAAELLSLLQKLNRELNMTIVIVEHRLHEVLPLCRHVVIMADGKILWQGTREEAYGKAAFFHDQGLRLPQTIDICYGLGILNRSASVNDTVQAIKEQYQVPAWHCTPKEIRPDAVSLPLAAVEINHLTFQYEAQGRMILQDIELRIPQGQFVALMGTNGAGKSTLLHQIGGLLKPVKGQVRVLGQIIHGMNQNVGMVLQNPDLMLFNSSVAAEVTFSLQQKNGQVGYSFRYEQLMDALKLRGLENDFPLALSRGQRLRVAIAAVLSAEPPVLLLDEPTTGQDIGHIEDIVALLKEYTVQGGTVIFCTHDTEVAARFSDRIIVLGQGKIVADDTPQVVFSQEALLRENGLKAPSALLTAKNLYDGQAVTVQEVVDYVRQEGVGSYAGPYAVS from the coding sequence ATGGCAAAGCTGATCGAATGGCAGGATGTATCGTTTACCTATCGACAACGACAGGATCCCAGTATTTCTCACATTTCTCTTACGATAGAGCAAGGCGATTTTGTATTGCTTACAGGCGCAACAGGCTGCGGGAAAAGTACTCTCCTAAAAACGCTTAATGGGCTCATTCCACAGGAAAGCGGGGGGCTATTGACTGGCGATGTTTTTGTTGCGGGAGAAAATACTCGGGACTGCACTATTGCTTATTTAAGTCAATCTGTCGGCATGGTATTTCAAAGTCCCGATGATCAGATTTTTTCGACAACAGTATTTGATGAAACGGCATTTGTTTTGGAAAATATGGGGATGGGTGCCGTAGATATTCAGTCTCGTGTACACGAAACTTTGCGGTTGGTCGGTCTATATGACCAGCGAGACTCAAGTATCTATGCTTTGTCGGGAGGCCAGAAGCAACGTTTGGCTGTAGCGTCGGTACTTGCGGCGAGGCCCAAGATATTAGCGCTTGATGAGCCGATTAGTCAACTGGATCCACAGGGAGCAGCCGAGCTTTTGTCTTTATTACAAAAGCTTAATCGGGAACTCAATATGACCATTGTCATTGTTGAGCATCGGCTGCATGAAGTGCTGCCATTATGTCGTCACGTTGTGATTATGGCGGATGGTAAAATTTTGTGGCAGGGAACACGGGAAGAAGCCTATGGCAAGGCCGCGTTTTTTCATGATCAGGGACTTCGGCTGCCTCAAACCATTGATATTTGTTACGGTTTAGGAATTTTGAACCGATCCGCATCCGTAAACGATACGGTACAGGCTATTAAAGAACAGTATCAGGTGCCTGCCTGGCATTGTACACCGAAAGAAATAAGGCCTGATGCTGTTTCTTTGCCTTTGGCAGCAGTAGAAATCAATCATCTTACCTTTCAATATGAAGCACAAGGCCGAATGATTTTGCAAGATATTGAACTTAGGATTCCGCAGGGGCAATTTGTGGCTTTGATGGGAACGAACGGGGCAGGAAAGTCGACGTTACTGCACCAAATCGGCGGCTTGCTCAAACCGGTGAAGGGGCAGGTACGTGTGTTGGGGCAAATCATTCACGGTATGAATCAAAACGTGGGGATGGTACTGCAAAATCCGGATTTAATGCTTTTCAATTCATCCGTTGCCGCGGAAGTGACCTTTTCCTTGCAACAAAAAAACGGACAGGTCGGATATTCTTTTCGCTACGAGCAATTAATGGACGCATTAAAACTGCGCGGGCTCGAAAATGATTTTCCCCTTGCCTTAAGCCGTGGACAGCGACTGCGGGTCGCAATCGCTGCGGTACTTTCTGCTGAGCCGCCTGTTTTGCTTCTGGATGAGCCAACGACAGGCCAGGATATTGGTCATATTGAAGACATTGTCGCTTTGTTAAAAGAGTATACAGTTCAGGGAGGAACCGTCATTTTTTGTACTCATGATACGGAAGTAGCGGCGCGATTTTCCGACCGGATCATTGTGCTTGGACAAGGAAAAATTGTCGCCGATGATACACCGCAGGTTGTTTTTTCTCAAGAAGCCCTGTTACGGGAAAATGGATTAAAAGCGCCTTCTGCTTTGCTTACGGCGAAAAATCTATATGATGGTCAGGCTGTGACCGTTCAGGAGGTGGTCGATTATGTACGACAGGAAGGTGTGGGAAGCTACGCCGGACCATACGCTGTTTCATAA
- a CDS encoding energy-coupling factor transporter transmembrane component T family protein, with translation MYDRKVWEATPDHTLFHKLDVRTKLMLLGCFAIVSLLIDSSRSLFILFCLTLVMHGLAHSSLGRWRILVLFTLLGIWGSMASQALFYSQEPRSIVACLIAPTVPIIGKLTGGVFVYREGLEYGAVQALRSGIMLSLGLLLTWTSDPRKLLRSFMAWKMPYELAFMLITSIRFLPVIFQETSVVLTAQRLRGFKPFRTISPRHLIQTAFQTLFPILARTLRRAATLASSVESRGFGRGFHRIDMENWPKVEQLFSYGFILVIVSMGVLKIMDVLQFNGLIYIPAWRVLYDLMKVWM, from the coding sequence ATGTACGACAGGAAGGTGTGGGAAGCTACGCCGGACCATACGCTGTTTCATAAACTAGACGTTCGCACCAAACTGATGTTGCTTGGCTGTTTTGCGATTGTTTCGCTCCTAATTGACAGTTCCCGTTCTTTGTTCATTTTGTTTTGCCTTACTTTAGTTATGCATGGATTGGCCCATTCATCCTTGGGACGTTGGCGGATTTTGGTGCTGTTTACTTTGCTGGGAATTTGGGGATCCATGGCCAGCCAGGCGTTATTTTATAGTCAGGAACCACGCTCCATTGTGGCTTGCCTGATTGCACCGACCGTACCTATCATTGGAAAGCTAACAGGCGGCGTTTTTGTTTATCGGGAGGGATTGGAATATGGGGCAGTCCAGGCATTACGGTCAGGAATTATGCTCTCATTGGGTCTTTTATTAACGTGGACTTCCGATCCCAGAAAGTTATTGCGCAGCTTTATGGCCTGGAAAATGCCGTATGAATTGGCATTTATGCTGATTACTAGCATTCGTTTTCTTCCTGTGATTTTCCAGGAGACATCGGTTGTGCTCACGGCCCAGCGATTACGGGGTTTTAAGCCTTTTCGAACGATCTCACCGCGCCATCTCATTCAAACGGCGTTTCAAACTTTATTTCCAATACTGGCAAGAACGCTGCGCCGGGCTGCCACGCTGGCTTCTTCCGTTGAAAGTCGCGGTTTTGGACGTGGATTTCATCGTATTGATATGGAAAATTGGCCAAAGGTAGAGCAGCTTTTTAGCTACGGTTTCATTCTTGTGATAGTCAGCATGGGTGTATTAAAAATCATGGATGTTTTGCAATTTAATGGTCTGATTTATATTCCAGCTTGGCGTGTTTTATACGATCTGATGAAAGTATGGATGTGA
- a CDS encoding outer membrane protein assembly factor BamB family protein produces the protein MKKIRTALLFGLFAVTMGAIALHIFGGSGSMFSSTVASSDSKQGLYRKTAEISLGKVEVQNYQRMGFTKGFIQFSPDNRELAMGTDNGELLMFSATGKLLWRKNLGLGTISALEFTRDNRSLLIGETSQEGCLLCLDVNDGREIWRQASVSELGVGIKDKTYPGIVSIKTDQSGKIYAAGLRYIRFSDGHNEYKSRIYQFDADGNRLAMFPEQENMDAWAGWVSVDERGDKVCFGTANWDNRKVLKYTDILYCLDGQLKKVLWTQKPDVVYPYETVTMRCSPEVTSDGSLVAGVASDGRCFLYDGTQGQLLWQRTVSLPQKIGGVYMNTSGNYLKTIGREFLFTTGNTYNRANWQLPTPIEHPSSNSLFVFDQTGELVNRLKFGGMIEQLVVNEQHAVLAVGRNVRTKDPSIHGLYIVSLPDAALQDSVATTGPCVGVAISSDGRCVAGVEAPLQLDDGQVIGEYKLIMLEKK, from the coding sequence ATGAAAAAAATCCGTACCGCTTTGCTGTTTGGCCTGTTTGCCGTAACGATGGGGGCCATTGCTTTACATATTTTTGGCGGCTCTGGCAGTATGTTTTCGTCGACTGTTGCATCATCTGATTCTAAGCAAGGGCTTTATCGAAAAACCGCTGAAATTTCTTTGGGAAAAGTAGAAGTACAGAATTATCAGCGCATGGGATTTACGAAAGGGTTTATTCAATTTTCACCGGATAATCGCGAGTTGGCTATGGGAACGGATAATGGTGAATTGCTCATGTTTTCCGCTACGGGAAAGCTATTATGGCGGAAAAATTTAGGACTTGGCACCATTTCAGCGTTAGAATTTACCCGAGATAATCGTTCTTTGTTAATTGGCGAAACCAGTCAGGAAGGCTGTTTACTTTGTCTTGATGTCAATGACGGCCGCGAAATATGGCGGCAGGCCAGTGTAAGTGAACTTGGTGTCGGCATTAAGGATAAGACCTATCCCGGAATTGTCAGTATTAAAACAGATCAAAGCGGAAAAATTTATGCCGCTGGATTACGCTATATTCGTTTTTCCGACGGTCATAATGAATATAAAAGTCGAATTTATCAGTTCGACGCAGACGGTAACCGGCTGGCGATGTTTCCAGAACAAGAAAATATGGATGCCTGGGCGGGATGGGTCAGTGTAGATGAAAGGGGTGACAAAGTCTGCTTCGGTACAGCTAACTGGGATAACCGCAAAGTACTAAAATACACGGATATTCTTTATTGTCTTGATGGTCAATTGAAAAAGGTGCTGTGGACGCAAAAACCCGATGTGGTTTATCCTTACGAAACTGTGACCATGCGTTGCAGCCCTGAAGTTACGTCGGATGGCTCTCTTGTCGCTGGTGTTGCGAGCGATGGGCGCTGCTTCTTATATGACGGAACTCAGGGACAGTTATTATGGCAGCGTACGGTGAGTTTGCCGCAAAAAATTGGTGGCGTCTACATGAATACAAGCGGTAATTACTTGAAAACCATCGGCAGAGAATTTTTGTTTACTACAGGTAACACTTACAACCGGGCCAATTGGCAGCTGCCAACGCCGATTGAACATCCCAGTTCCAACAGCTTATTTGTTTTTGATCAGACAGGTGAATTGGTGAATCGCTTAAAATTCGGGGGAATGATTGAACAACTTGTTGTGAATGAGCAACATGCCGTACTAGCCGTTGGCCGCAATGTGCGTACTAAGGATCCGAGTATTCATGGCCTTTATATTGTATCGCTGCCTGACGCAGCATTACAGGATTCCGTTGCTACAACCGGGCCTTGCGTGGGTGTGGCGATAAGTTCGGACGGCCGCTGTGTCGCCGGGGTGGAAGCGCCGCTTCAACTTGATGACGGGCAGGTGATTGGTGAATATAAGCTGATTATGTTGGAGAAAAAATAA